AAAAACAGGAACATCGGCTGCCATAACAAGAGCTTGTGTTATTAATGGTTGTGGTGTAAATGGGTATACTGCAATAATTGCATCTGCATTGCTATTTCTTATTAATGCAACATCAGTGCTGAATAATAATGACTTTATTCTTTTCCCAAAAATCTTAATTCCACCACAATTTCTTATAACCGTTGGAACCTCAATTACATGATTTCTAAGCGTACCTTTTATTTGAGGCACAAATTTAACCTCTTTATTTACCATAATTTCTATCCCCTCCCCATTATTTATTTCTTAAATATGTCTAAATCCCCTTATTAAACTTTCATAATTACATTTTACTATATAATAATTTTCTTTAATTGTGAACACTTTTATTCCAAAATAATTAACATAACATATTATATTATACTACTTTACATTCTTACTTAAAATTATTTTTTTATTTATACACAATATCCACAGTATTTATCCACAAAAGTGTGTATATTGTTTATAAGTATATATTTTAAACTCTAATTGGTATAAATCACTTGAAAACTTTTTACAGTTTTTTATTAATATAAAAAGCATATTAACAAAATAATAGATCAGTATGTTATTCTACTGATTTTTCTTTCTTCTAGACTTAATTACCTTATAACATTAATTAATAATTAGCTTAAATAATATCTTTACTAAAGAGTAAAACTCACAGGTGGTATTTTAATTCACATAAACTCATTTAGTAAGTGATTTAATGAAGTTAACCAGCAGAGCTAGCTAACTAAGTTCGAATAGCCAAATACAAGATGCCCACAAGGGGAAAGTTCGAGAACCCAAATATAAAATTTGGACTCTCACTTTTGGATTCTCACTTATCTACTTATCCACAACCATTATATCGTTATCAACATTATGAATACTTATTGATATTTGCTAGATTAATCCCTTATATTATAAAATTAAATATAAGGGTTATCCACAAGCTTATTCACAATTATAGTATAACTTTGATTGTAAGTTAAATTATTATATATAAATATCTTAGTATTTCCTATCTCTTCCAATTAATAACACAAATAATAAATTGATATCATAAATATTTATTTTCCAAATTGTAATTATATTACGAAAATATACCTAATATAAAAATACATGCTCTTCACTTTTGCCCACATACACTTAAGTGTAGTTTTCACGTGAATATACATATAGTCCTTAAAAGTTTCTTAATACTTTGTTAACTCAACATATAACACCTTAATAAAATATTAAACTGCGTGCTAATGTGTTGTCCTATATACATTAGTATCATATACTTTTAGTTAATAAATAGTTTTAATGAATATCTTCATTTAAAACGAAAGATAACTTATGCGTATATGTAAGAAATCAAGGAGGCCTATTTTGATGAATCAAAATGAATTTTTTAACATCTTGATGGATGGTTTAAAAGACTTTCCCGAAATAAAATTACACGATATTATTTCCTATTATGAAAATAATTTTGTGCTTGAATTAGTCTCTGGAAAAACAGAAGAGGAAATAATAACTAAATTAGGTAATCCCGATTTAATAGTTAATAAGTATAGAACTGAAGCTTTAAAGACTCCTATTAATACAGGATATTTTACAACTGATGTTGATATTACTAATATTGGTAATAAAAATTATATTAATAATTCAAATTTTACTACCAATAATAATTTTATAAATGCTGATACATTTAATGATTTTAAGACTAATGATATCTTCAACAATAATAATTCTATTGAAAATGGCTTTAAAACTAATAACAAGTTTAATACCTTTAAAACTAGTAGTTCTTATGATGATATTAATTTAAGCTCCGATTTTTATAATCTCCGCAGTTCAAATCAATCAAATTATAATTTCACTGTTAAAAGTGATTTTAATCATAATAATAAAGATGATTTCAATTATAATTCAAGTAATAATTTTAATAGTGATCATAATTCAGATTCTAACTCAAATAGCTTTAATGATGAAAATCATAAGAATAAAATTTTAAAATTTAACGTAAATACCATTTTAATAATTTGCACCGGAATCTTAGCTTTAGCAATATTTTTTCCAGTTATAACTGGCATTATAGGTTGTATTATTGGCCTTCTCGGAGTAGCTATAAGTATTTTTCTTGCCAGTATAGGAGTATTAGTTGGTGGTACATTTACAAGTTTTATTGGGCTTCCTAATGTGCCAATGTTTGTTGCTAACTTCCCCCATCCATCACTAGTACTTTTTTCCCTAGGATCAATTTCATTATCAATACTTTTAATATTCTTATTTTATTATCTTTTCAAATTTCTCATACAGATGTTAATAAAAATTTATAATTCCATAAAATCTAAAGGAGGTTCATTCTAATGAAGAAGAAGTTTATTTCTACTAATATGAAAATATTTTTATTAGTGTTATTTCTTTTGTCTATGACTCTCTATGCATCGGGATGCATTGCTTTAGTACAAAGTGGTTATAAACTTTCTGATTATGCAGATGAGCTTAATATAGATCATCAAACTTTTAAATTCAAATTTAATCTTAACAAACTGAATTTTGATTTTGATAACTCTTATATATCAATGAATTATCCTGTTAATGATAACATTAATGAAATTGATCTTAATTTAAATTCTCAAGATGTTAAAGTAGTTAATTATGATGGAGAAGATTTAAAAGTTCAAATCGAAAGTCATAGTGTTCTATCTGGTGAATTACCTAAAACTGAAAGTGGCAATAAATTAATCCTTAATACTAGATATGATACCCCAAGTAATTCTAGTATTTCACTAAGTATTCCTTATAATTTTAATGATAGAGGTGTATTAAAGATTATTACAAGTAGTGGCGACATAAATATTTCTAATTTATCTATGAATACTTTAAATCTTTCTACAGCTAGTGGAGATATAGGTGTTTTCGGAACCACTTTAAATTATTTAAAATTAAATAATTCTAGTGGGGATATAAACTTTAATAATTTAACAACCTTAAATGAAACTAAGTTAACTTCTTCTTCTGGAGATATTATTGGAAGTGGCACTTTAGGAACTGTAAATGGTGGTACATCTTCTGGCGACATTAATTTGCAATTTAGAAATTCTCTAAGTAATACATTTTTAAGTACTGATTCCGGATCAGTAACCTTATCGCTTCCAATAAACCTAGGCTACAAATTAAATTATGAAACAACTTCCGGAAATTTAGAATCCTCTAATAAACAATTATCTTCTGGAGATGAAAGCTCACTTATAGATATTAATACTATAAGTGGAGATCTAGATATAAAATAATTTTATGTGTATAACTTTTCACTTATTAGGTATGCATTTATTACCTCTTCTAATAAATATCTTACCATTCTTTAGCTATAATATGATAAAATTATACTATTAAAAATATGAATTGGGGGCTTAAAAAATGATATCCAATAAGATGAAATCTCTTGTTTCAAATAACTCTACTATAAGAGCTATGTTTGAGGAAGGGAAAAAATTATCAGAAATTTATGGAGAAGAAAATGTTTTTGATTACAGTATAGGTAATCCAAATGTTGAACCTCCAGAAAGCATTAAAAAAGTTATAACTGAAATTTTAAATGAAGAAAAACCGAATTTAGTTCATGGTTATATGAACAATTCTGGGTATGAAGATGTTAGAGATGCCATAAGTACTTTTCTAAACAAAAAGAATCATTTAAATCTTTCTAGAAATAATATTATTATGACATGTGGGGCTGCAGGTGGATTAAATATAATTTTAAAATCAATATTAAATCCTGATGATGAAGTTATTACTTTTTCACCATACTTTGGAGAATATAAAAATTATGCTCAAAATTTTGATGGTAAGCTTATAATTTCTCCAACTGACACAGAAACCTTTGAACCTGACTTAAAAGCTTTAAGTGAAGTTATCACAGCTAAAACTAAAGCGTTAATAATAAATAATCCTAATAATCCCACTGGAATTGTTTATTCAAAAGAAGTAATACAAAGTTTAGCTAATCTTCTTAATGAAAAACAAAAAGAATTAAATACAACTATATATTTAATTTCTGATGAACCATATAGAGAAATAGTTTATGATGGTATTCAAGTTCCTTGCCTTTTGAAATATTATGATAATACTTTCATAGGTTATTCTTATAGTAAATCATTATCTTTGCCAGGTGAACGTATAGGATATGTGGTTATCAACACATTAATGGATGCTTTTGAAGAAATGGCCTCTGCATTAAATATTGCAAACAGAATTTTAGGATTTGTTAATGCTCCATCATTATTCCAAAGAGTTATTGCAAAATCCTTAGATGCAGAAGTTGATGTAAGTATATACAAGAAAAATCGAGATCTTTTATATAATCATTTAATATCACTTGGATTTACTTGTGTTAAACCTCAAGGTGCTTTTTACCTTTTCCCTAAATCACCAATTGAAGATGATAAGAAATTCTGTGAAGATGCAAAACAATTCAACTTATTACTTGTCCCAGGTTCAGCCTTTGGGTGTCCGGGTCATGTAAGATTATCTTATTGTATCTCATATGAAAAAATCAAAGACTCATTACAAGCATTTGATAAGCTTGCAGCACTTTATAAATTATAGACATTGCACTTATGTGGATAATCATCCGAAATAAGGAGGCCTGCATTTGTTATGGTTACTGAAGATTTTGATGGGAGCTTCTAAGTCTTCTAATGTAACACTCTACAAAAGCATGCCCCTTTATTTATATATGTATAAGTTCTTCCTTATTTTTCTCTAAAATTTAAAATTGTATTTTTTCTAAACTCTTTCAACGTTAGTAGGAAATCTAACATAAATAAGATTGAAAAAAAACAAACTGCTATAATTAAAATTTCTTCTGATCCTTTATAAATGTTATAAACAACTGGTTGCAAAAAGTAAACACCTATAAAGCTAAGTACTGTCCAATATAAAGAGAATTTAAGGCTTACAAATCCGTGGATATTATATTTCAAATGTGAGTAATCCCAATAAATTTTATTAAAGATATGTTTTAACATATATCCACTTATATATTCTACTGTTGTTGGAATTAAGAAGCATAATAATACTAAAGGAATCCCATCAATATCCAACATCTGATTATATAAAATCAAAATTGTACTTGCTATTCCATACATAGGCTTAAATGGTCCTTTCAAAAACCCTTCCTTTTTAATTCTTTTAACAGTCAAATACCAATATACTTCTTCTATAATCCAACCTATAAAAGAATATATAATAAAGTTAAATGTTATATAAAATAATAAATTCATACAATATAGTCACCTCTTTCTACATATATAAGGAAACCCGACTCACATTCGTTCGCTGGGTACTCACAGAGTAAGCGACCATCATCAAATCAAAGATTTGAGATGTCTGCTTAACCGATTCACACCAAATCACTTTTTAAGGAAGTTAACTAACAAAGTTAGTTAACTAAGTTCGAATAACGAAATATAAAATTTCGATTCTCACTTATCTCTGCTTATATTAGTATTTGTAGAATAATTATCTTTTATCCTATATTGAATGCCTTTCTGTTATAATAAAATTATGAAGTTCCTTTAGATTCAGATTAAGGTATATTAAAGAAAATAATGAATCAAAAATACTATTTATCTGATGTCTAGCCACTGTTATCTCCCATCTTCTATGAAAGTGGGAGATAACAGTGGCACGACCCTAGACGAGGTACCCCTTGGGGGTGTAAGTTTCACTTTATATTTTGAGTCTTAGATAGAAATACATTTTAGGAGGCTATTTTACATATGGAAAAAATTTATTATGATAATCAATACCTTAAGCAATTTACGGCTGAAATTGTTGATATAAAAGAAATTGATAATAAATTTCATGTTATATTAGACAAAACTGCATTTTTTCCAGGTGGTGGCGGACAAAGCTGTGACATTGGAATTTTAGGAGATCAGAAAATCCTTGATGTTTATGAACAAGATGAAATTGTTTATCACGTAGTTGAAAAAAAACCTATTAAGATACATAAGGTTAAATGTGAAATTGACTGGGATAGAAGAACTGACGGTATGCATCAACATTTAGGTCAACACGTTTTATCTGGTGCATTCTTTAATCTTTTTAATGCAAATACTTTCGCAATACATTTAGGTAGCGATATAAGCTCTGTCGATGTATATGGAACTTTAAGTGACACTCAAGTGAAAGAAGCTGAAAAACTTGCAAATAAAGTTATAGGTGATGCTTTAACTGTAGAATCCTTTATCCCAACTAAATCTGAACTAAAAAAATTATCTCTTAGACGTGCTCTTCCAAATACTGCAGAAGATATAAGAATTGTTAAAATTGGTGATTTTGATATTAATGCTTGTTGTGGTCTTCACCCAACATTAACTCAAGATCTTAGGCTTATTAAAATAAAGAAATTTGAGAAACACAAAGAAGGAACAAGAATAGAATTCTTAGCTGGTGAGCGTGCTGTTTATGATTCCTTTAAAAAAGATGAATTCCAAAATTCAATATGCAAGTATTTAAATTGCAATGAAAGTGAAGCTATCAATGGAATAAAAAATTTAAATGAAAACCTACGTGAAGCTAATGAGAACAATAAAAGCCTTAATATTTTATTAGCCAAATATCAAGTCAAAGAAATTCTTGAAAATGCAACTAAAATAAATGACGTCAAAGTCATAAAAAAAATATTTGATAGTGAAAATCTAAGGTATGTAACTAATTTAACTTCTAAGCTTGTTGAAAGTGAAAATACAATTGCTTTAATGGCAGTAAAATCTGAAGATAGGGTTAATCTTTTATTTGCTTGCTCTAAAGATATTACAGAAATAAAAATGAATGATCTTTTAAAAGATGCTATATCACTTATTGATGGTAAAGGTGGCGGAAGTCCATTCCAAGCTCAAGGCGCTGGTAAAAATAACGCCAATCTTGAAAGTGCCTTAGACTATGCCGTTAGCAAAATAACACAATCTTTAAATTAGTAATATAAGAACATCATAACTATAAAATTATGATGTTCTTATAATTTCAACAATTTGTTCTCTTGCTTTCTTTGATTCAGGAAAGAAAAATAAGGGCCAAATATGAATCATGGAAGGATATTCATAATAGTTTATCTTTATTCCCTTTTCATTTGTTATGGTTTTTAACTTCTTGGCATCTGGGTATAATATATCATTAGTTCCTGTGAACAAACTAATTTTCCCAAGTTCTTCAAGGTTACCATAAATAGGACTAATCAAGTAGTGCTTTGAGCCTTTTTCTCCTCCATACCACTTGCCAATATCAATTAATGAAGGTACTGCTAACATTGGATCAAGTTTCTCTACTTCATGTATTTTAGGATTACTTAATGACATATCTAAAGCTGGTGATATTAGAATTATATTCCCTGGCTGCTGTAAATGCTTTTCTTTTAAAAGCTCTGCTAAAGCAAGACTCATTCCCCCACCTGCTGAATCTCCCATAATTGCTATATCTTTAGGTCTTACATCTGAAATAATTTTCTTATATATTGGAATAATCATTTCAAAGACTTCTTGATGTTTATGTTTCGGTGCTAAAGGATAAATAGGAATAGTTATTGTACAGCTCAAGGCATCTGACAGTTTTCTTAAGAATTCCCAATGCATGCTATTAATTTCATATACATATCCTCCTCCATGAAGGAAAATGATATGTTTTTGCCCTACATTTCTTAGTGGTTTCATTACATAATAGCAATAACCATTTATCTCATTCTTAACAATATTAAATTTATTTTTGATTATTTTAGGTGGTTTATGACTTTCTGATAATTGTCTTTTCTCTATACTATATCTCAACTCGTCCCCAGTTAATTTCCATATTTTATTTATTTTAAAAACTCGTAAAAAAACTTTTGTTAACTTACTTTGAACGCTCTCCATGTTATCCTCCTTTCCAAAATTAATTATTCTTAAACCTTATTCATTTACTATTATGAACTTCTTTGAACTCTTATTATATTTAGTCCCTTAATTGAGTTTATTCTAAATATTATATTACATTCTTTATTTATCATATAATCATTTTCCCGGTCTGCAATAATATTGTCAATTAATACTTTACTTGTTTTACTTTTTAATTCTATTATTTTTTAAACTTTAGAGAAACTTCATATTCAATAAGAAAGCCATCATATTTCACTTGATCATTTTTTATACTGATTCATATAGAATACTTTTTATTCTACGTCCTAGTAATGATTTAGTGAAAATACAATGACCTCATTGACCATATTATAATAAAATTCTATTCTTCAATTTTAACTACATCATAACCTTCTTCTTCAATTGCTGCTTTTAATTCTTCATCACTATTCGTAGTTTCAAATATTGCACAGTTATTTTCAAGACCAGCTTCTACTGAAGTTACTTTATCTAAACCCTCTAAAGCCTCCTTTACATGACCTACACAATGTTCGCAACTCATTCTTTCAATCAATATTTACTTGTTTAGCTATAGCATCTGCAAGTTTTGCTATTGGTTCCTTTGATCCTTGTGCATCTTCAACTAACTTAACAATTTGAGAAAGTTCAGTATATTTCTCAACCTTTGTGGCTTTATACTTAATAAATCCTGTTTTATTAATACTCGCCTCTATTACATTACTTTCTATACTATATTCCACAGGGATACTTTCACCAATGAGCATTGATTCTACTTCCCTCAATAACTTCTCCATCTACAGATAACTTTTCTCCTGGTTTAACTAAAATTGTATCTCTAACAATTACTTCTCGAACAGAAGCAATTACTACATTACCATCACGTATAATTATTGCGATTTTGGGTGTTAGTCCCATCAAAGCCTTAATTGCTTGAGATGTCTTACCTTTTGAAATTGCTTCTAAATATTTTCCAGGGGTTATTAAAGTTATGATAACTGCTGCACGCTCCTGGATAAGTTCAACTAAGATTCAAATAGGAATCAAACCCCATCGGACTCAAGCTTTACTTGATATTCAATTAAAATGCTTTCTTCAACTTTCATAATTTCTCCAATATGAAGATTTAAGATTTCATGATTATTTGGATCTGCAATGATAAGCATAGTAATGTCATCTATTACTTTTTCTTTTAGCAGTTCTTTATCAAAGGTCAGAAGCAAATCACCTTTTTTTATGTATTTCCCTTCTTCACAATATAAAGTGAATCCTTCACCTTTTAAATTTATGGTATCAAGCCCTACATGTATAAGAAGATCTATACCATCATCAGTTCTTATTCCAATAGCATGCATGCTTTCCTTCATTACTGTGACAATTAATCCATTACATGGAGAAAATATTTTGTTATCACTTGGCTTAATGGCAATTCCGTCGCCCATCATTTTTTGTGAAAATACTTCATCCTTAACTTCACTTAAATCTACACTAGTGCCATCTGCAAATGCATATAAGACTTTATCTCTCTTTTTCTTAAATATATTTTTAAACATATACTCTCCTATTTTAATTCTGGCCAATATTCTTTATTAGCTTCAATCATCTCATCTAAAATTTGTTTTGCAATAAAAGCAGATGGAACTGTTTTATTCATTGTAAATGCCATAAGTGCCTTTTCATATGAACCTTCAATTGCAGCTTCAACCACTAACTTTTCACTAGCCTCTTGTTGTTCAATTAAACCTTTGTAGAAAGTCGGTATTTCTCCAACACGTATTGGTTCTGGACCATCTTTAGTAATATATGCAGGTACTTCTACCATAGCATCATCTGGTAAACTTTTAATTGCACCATTATTTTCAATCATAACTAAGTGTCTTTTTCTTAAATCATATGCTAAACTCATAGCTACTTCTACAATAAATTCTCCATGAACACCTGTAAAGAATTGTGTTAAATCAATTTCACCAGTAACATTATATTGTTCTACTGCTGTAAATATTTTCTTTTCTCTACCTTCCATTACCTCATTAGCTCTGGTATGATTTTTATCTGATTCTTCTACAATTTTATTGCCTAAAAGATAATATTGCATATAGGTATTTGGAAGATATTTAGGAAACATTTTCATTATATGTTTAGCATTATCAAAAGTGTGAAGCCATGACGCATCATTATGTCTTACTTCACTCCTAGAATTTGGTGGAATATAGCCATATTCTGCTACATATGCTTTTAATTCCTCTGTTTTATCTTCACCACTTACTCTAATTTTTGTAAACCATCCAAAATGATTTAATCCAAAGTAATCTGCTTCAATTTCATGTCTATCGCAGTCTAAAATATTAGCCATATTTCTCATTATAGCAACTGGCATATCACATATATTTAAAATTCTTGCATTTGGTCTTAATTTATACATAGCTTTTGCCACAATAGCTGCTGGATTAGAGTAATTAACAATCCAGTAGTTTTTACTAGCATGTTTTTCGCAGAAATCAATCATTTCTACCATAGGATATATAGTTCTTAGACCGTATGCTAATCCCCCTGGTCCACATGTTTCTTGTCCAACTACATTATATTTTAGCGGAATTTTTTCATCTAATTCTCTCATTTTATATAGGCCAACACGCATTTGAGCAAATACAAAATCAGCATCCTTAAAGCCTTCTTCTGGATTAGTAGTAAATATAAGCTTAACTTCCGGGTCAAACATTTCAACAACTTTCTTTACTATTACCCCAACTTTATTTTGACGTTCTTCATTTATATCATATAATCTCAATTCTGATATTTTGAATTCCTCTTTTCTTGAAAGTAAACTTTTTACAATTCCTGGTGTATAAGTACTTCCTCCGCCTACGATTACTAGTTTAAATGTTTTCATTTCAATAATTCCTCCCTAATTTTATTCTATTGTTTCTAATGCTTCATCTACAATTGTTCTAATTTTATTAATTGAAAGACCATAAACAACCTGTATATTATTTGCCTTTTTTACAACTCCAGCTGCTCCAGTAGTTTTTAATGTTTTTTCATCAATTAAACTATTATCAATAACATCTACTCTAAGCCTTGAAAAACAATTTTCTACAGTTACTATATTACTCTTACCGCCTAAGGCTTTAATAATTGTTAGAGCCTTTTCTCTATCGGCATTAAGGCTATCATTTTTATTACCTGTTTTCATGTCTTGTTTAACTTTTGCTGCATTTTTATTTAAATCAATTGTAGTATCTGTATTATCTTCTTCCCTTCCAGGTGTTCTCAAATTCATTTTTTCAATCATAAATTTGAATACTACAAATATAACAACTATTTCAACTAGTCCTATTAATACATATATAGGCCAATGGGTTCTGCTAATACCTGCAGGTAAATTTATAACAAGGAAATCTAAAATACCATTTGTTGCACAAACTCTTACGTCAACTATATACACTAACATTTGAAATAATCCATCAATTACGGAATATACAAACCATAATAATGGTGCTGCAAAAATAAATGTGAATTCTAATGGTTCTGTAATACCTGCAATTACAGCAGTTAAAGTTGATGGTATTAACTGTGCTTTTAAATTATTACGCTTTGCTTTTTTAGCTGTAAAATAAAATGCTAAAGCAACACCAATTACACCGAAGGTTTTAACTAAACCATAAGTCAGAAATCTTGCTGAATCCGGCATCATAGTTATTGTCTGATCATTTAGTAATGCTAAAAATACAGGTTTTGCTCCAATTACATTTTGCCCATTAATAATCATTTGATCACCTACTGCAGAGTATAGGAATGGTGACCAAATCAAATGGTGGAGTCCAGTTGGAACTAAGAATCTATTTAAAAATCCATAAACAAATACACCAAATGGCCCTGCTGTACTCATAAATCCTGTAAGTGCTGTAATTCCATTTGCTATGGTAGGCCAAATATATGTTGTTCCAATACTAAATATTGTAATCACAGGAATCATAATAACAAATACAAATTTACTATTACCATAAGGAGCCATGGCACCTTTAAATTCTGTGTTTCCATACTTATTGTGAACTAAAGCCACTAAAACTCCTAAAATCATGCCTAGAAAAACTCCCATATCGGTTACATGAAATCCCAGTTGAATTGTTTGTCCAGTACCATATAAAGTACTTGCTGTATCACCCTTAATTAATTTACCTGATAATTCTAACCACTTACTGTTAGCACCTAAAAATAATATATAAGACATTATAGATATAAATGCTGCATCTGATTTTTTCTTTTTTGACATACCAATTGAAATTCCAACGCAAAACAGAATACTTAAATTCCCCATAATCGGTGACAGCATACCATTGAAGAATTTTCCTGTCTTCCAAATTAGTCCTCCTTCTGTAACGAAAGTTGTATTAGTAAAAACTGCAGTTAATGCAATCAACATCCCCACAATAGGCAAGAATAATACTGGTCCAATCATAGCCTTAGCAAACTTTTGCATACTATCTAAAATCTTGTCTTTCATTTAAATTTACCCCTCTCTAATCTTATAATATTTTCCTTTGGTAATTACCTAGGCATATAATATCATGATTTACAAACTGTGTTAATAGTTTTAGGCATTTCAGTAACATGTTGAGCAAAAAGTAAACATGTTTACCTCTTTATACGAAAAAAGGCTGCCTCCAGAATTAATCTTAAGGCAACCTTTTAAGCGGCTTATATATTATTTATTACTTTATCTAATAGGTATTCCATAATAATCATCACTCTAGCATAAAAATAATTCGCAGTAATATTTCGATCATCTAATTCTTTATCATCCAATATAGAAAAATTCAAAGTCGATTCTTTAGCCATATGATTCACTTTTTCTCCAGTAAATGTAATGATATCCAGATCATTTTTAACTGCATAATCTATAACTTTCGTTACGCTTTCAGTCTCTCCACTTTTGGATATTCCAATTACTAAAGCACCACCTATTTGATTATTATCATACACTCCATAAGAATTTGTTTTGATACATTTAAATCCTAATACCAACATCTTTCTCCAGAAAAATTCTGCAATGGGGGAAGAAAAACCAGTAGCTGTTATAAAAATTATATCCTCTCTATGTTTAATTAACATGGATATAAAGATATCTATCTTTTTTTTATCAATATGAGATATGAAACTAGTGATGTCAGAAGTATGTTCTTG
The DNA window shown above is from Clostridium beijerinckii and carries:
- a CDS encoding alpha/beta hydrolase, whose amino-acid sequence is MESVQSKLTKVFLRVFKINKIWKLTGDELRYSIEKRQLSESHKPPKIIKNKFNIVKNEINGYCYYVMKPLRNVGQKHIIFLHGGGYVYEINSMHWEFLRKLSDALSCTITIPIYPLAPKHKHQEVFEMIIPIYKKIISDVRPKDIAIMGDSAGGGMSLALAELLKEKHLQQPGNIILISPALDMSLSNPKIHEVEKLDPMLAVPSLIDIGKWYGGEKGSKHYLISPIYGNLEELGKISLFTGTNDILYPDAKKLKTITNEKGIKINYYEYPSMIHIWPLFFFPESKKAREQIVEIIRTS
- a CDS encoding pyridoxal phosphate-dependent aminotransferase gives rise to the protein MISNKMKSLVSNNSTIRAMFEEGKKLSEIYGEENVFDYSIGNPNVEPPESIKKVITEILNEEKPNLVHGYMNNSGYEDVRDAISTFLNKKNHLNLSRNNIIMTCGAAGGLNIILKSILNPDDEVITFSPYFGEYKNYAQNFDGKLIISPTDTETFEPDLKALSEVITAKTKALIINNPNNPTGIVYSKEVIQSLANLLNEKQKELNTTIYLISDEPYREIVYDGIQVPCLLKYYDNTFIGYSYSKSLSLPGERIGYVVINTLMDAFEEMASALNIANRILGFVNAPSLFQRVIAKSLDAEVDVSIYKKNRDLLYNHLISLGFTCVKPQGAFYLFPKSPIEDDKKFCEDAKQFNLLLVPGSAFGCPGHVRLSYCISYEKIKDSLQAFDKLAALYKL
- a CDS encoding alanyl-tRNA editing protein AlaX-L encodes the protein MEKIYYDNQYLKQFTAEIVDIKEIDNKFHVILDKTAFFPGGGGQSCDIGILGDQKILDVYEQDEIVYHVVEKKPIKIHKVKCEIDWDRRTDGMHQHLGQHVLSGAFFNLFNANTFAIHLGSDISSVDVYGTLSDTQVKEAEKLANKVIGDALTVESFIPTKSELKKLSLRRALPNTAEDIRIVKIGDFDINACCGLHPTLTQDLRLIKIKKFEKHKEGTRIEFLAGERAVYDSFKKDEFQNSICKYLNCNESEAINGIKNLNENLREANENNKSLNILLAKYQVKEILENATKINDVKVIKKIFDSENLRYVTNLTSKLVESENTIALMAVKSEDRVNLLFACSKDITEIKMNDLLKDAISLIDGKGGGSPFQAQGAGKNNANLESALDYAVSKITQSLN
- a CDS encoding transporter codes for the protein MNQNEFFNILMDGLKDFPEIKLHDIISYYENNFVLELVSGKTEEEIITKLGNPDLIVNKYRTEALKTPINTGYFTTDVDITNIGNKNYINNSNFTTNNNFINADTFNDFKTNDIFNNNNSIENGFKTNNKFNTFKTSSSYDDINLSSDFYNLRSSNQSNYNFTVKSDFNHNNKDDFNYNSSNNFNSDHNSDSNSNSFNDENHKNKILKFNVNTILIICTGILALAIFFPVITGIIGCIIGLLGVAISIFLASIGVLVGGTFTSFIGLPNVPMFVANFPHPSLVLFSLGSISLSILLIFLFYYLFKFLIQMLIKIYNSIKSKGGSF
- a CDS encoding heavy metal transport/detoxification protein, producing the protein MSCEHCVGHVKEALEGLDKVTSVEAGLENNCAIFETTNSDEELKAAIEEEGYDVVKIEE
- a CDS encoding 6-phospho-alpha-glucosidase yields the protein MKTFKLVIVGGGSTYTPGIVKSLLSRKEEFKISELRLYDINEERQNKVGVIVKKVVEMFDPEVKLIFTTNPEEGFKDADFVFAQMRVGLYKMRELDEKIPLKYNVVGQETCGPGGLAYGLRTIYPMVEMIDFCEKHASKNYWIVNYSNPAAIVAKAMYKLRPNARILNICDMPVAIMRNMANILDCDRHEIEADYFGLNHFGWFTKIRVSGEDKTEELKAYVAEYGYIPPNSRSEVRHNDASWLHTFDNAKHIMKMFPKYLPNTYMQYYLLGNKIVEESDKNHTRANEVMEGREKKIFTAVEQYNVTGEIDLTQFFTGVHGEFIVEVAMSLAYDLRKRHLVMIENNGAIKSLPDDAMVEVPAYITKDGPEPIRVGEIPTFYKGLIEQQEASEKLVVEAAIEGSYEKALMAFTMNKTVPSAFIAKQILDEMIEANKEYWPELK
- a CDS encoding PTS sugar transporter subunit IIA, whose amino-acid sequence is MFKNIFKKKRDKVLYAFADGTSVDLSEVKDEVFSQKMMGDGIAIKPSDNKIFSPCNGLIVTVMKESMHAIGIRTDDGIDLLIHVGLDTINLKGEGFTLYCEEGKYIKKGDLLLTFDKELLKEKVIDDITMLIIADPNNHEILNLHIGEIMKVEESILIEYQVKLESDGV